The Magnetococcus marinus MC-1 genome contains the following window.
GGGTCTGGCGGGGTTAAAATGGCCGCCGCCACAAAGGCCAATACAATATTGTATTTACGTTTGTCTACCAAACCCGCCGTAGAGACAACCCCGGCCTTAATGGCCAACAACAGCCCCACCGGCAGCTCAAAGGTAATACCAAAGGCAATGATGAGCTTAATCACCAGCGAAAGATACTCCCGCATGGACGGTAGCGCTTCGATGGTAGACGACTGAAACCCCAAGAAAAATTTAAAAGCCAATGGAAAAACAAAGTAGTAAGCTAGGGTGCCACCCATAAAAAAGAGAACCGGTGTGACAAACAAAAAGGGCAGGATGGCCGAACGCTCATGTTGGTAAAGCCCCGGCGCAATAAACAGCCACATCTGGGTAAACAGCACCGGCATAGCGAGAAACAGTCCCGCAAAAAAAGAGACCTTGATCTGCGTAAAAAAGGCTTCATGCAGGGCCGTGTAGATCATCTTTGCCTGGGGGCCCAAAATCTCATGCAGGGGGGCCGCCAAAAACTCAAAAATTTGCTCAGAAAAGCTGTAGCACAAGATAAAGCCGACAATAATCGCCCCTACCGAGATCATCAATCGGTTGCGTAGCTCAATGAGATGTTCAACCAGCGGGGCTTTTTGTTCAACGTCCAGGTTCATGGCCGCTCATGCTCCAGATTTTAAATGGCAATCGGCGCACCCTCGCGAAAAGATGCGCCGTTTATGAAGGGTTGGGGTGGCGTTGCCGTAACAGGGGCGCGATGCAACCACCAGCCATGCGTAACGCCACCATGCTATGCCGGGCAAAAAAAACAGACAACGACCACGGCGACAGTCAATCCCACCGGATACACAGCCCCAACCCCTACCCTCGTGGGGAAGGCCGGGAACAGGGTTAAACAGATTTAGGCGCTTCTGCCGGATGAGCCGTCTCAGCGGCAGGCTTCGGCTCAGCAGCAGGCTTCGGCTCGGCAGCCGATGCAGGCGAGAGAGCCGCCGTGGTGGGGGGCGGCGGTGCATCATCCCCATCGGCATATTGATAACCGGCGACCTCATCTTCATACCAATCATCGGCAGCGGCTTTGCCTTTGCCGCTGGCTTGGGCAACCTGCGGCGGAGGCAGGTCCAGCCGCTCAGAAGCGGCCAGCGGTGCCGGAGCCGACCCTTGGCTGGGACGATTGCTGTGCTGAATTTCATCCAGATCCACGCTGTCGCGGATATCCTGGGCAAACCGTTGCATCTGGCGTAGGGCTTTGGCTAAACCACGGGCAACCTCTGGAAGTTTATCCGGCCCGATCACCACCAACGCCACCACCAGGATGATGAAAATCTCACCCCAACCCATACCAAACATCGCGTCTATCCTTCAACGCCAGAGGAGCCCGCACCACACAGAGACCAAGTGGTTACCCAATCGTCATTAGGCGTCTTTTTTCTCCGTGGATTCCGCCGCAGCGGGCTTGCTCACCTCGGGCTCAGCAGGCGCATCATCCTCTGCATTCATCGCTTTTTTAAAGCTCTTTACGCCGCGACCCATGTCGCCCATCACCTTGGGCAGCTTGCCCGCACCGAAGATAACCAAAACAATCACCAAAATGATGACCATCTCCATGGTACCCAAACCAAACATTCGGCTGCCTCCAAAAGGGTGAATCTGTGTGGCGGTGCCACGCCATAAAGGTTACATACTCTACCCTACTTTAAACCACAATGCCATGCATCGTGATCCCTTAGGGGGGTTGGGGTGTGAAATCAGTTACCCCTTTTGTGCTTGAAGCTTTTGTTTCGCCATATCAATGGCCTTTTGCACCTGCGCTTTAACATCCTCAGGGGCAAGGGGGAGTAACTTGTCCAACCATTTGACAGCAGCCTCGTACGCACCAAGCTGGTAAGAGCCCATACCCAACAGCCACAGGGTGTCCAACTGCTCCGGCTGTTTTTTGTGGATACTCTCTAATAATTTGATGCCGACCCCCATTTGAGCCCTATCTTCCGTCTCTAATAGAGTGATCGCCATGCCCACCGCAGCATCCACATGATCCGGTTGGCGTTCCAACACATGTTTGTAGGCATTGATGGCATCCATGGTGCGATCCATATTGCGCAACGAACGTCCGAGCATGAGCCAGCCATCAATATTATCCGGTTCCGATTTTAAGCGCTCTTCCAGCCGCGCAACCATGGCACCAATATCGGGGGCCTGCTGGCCCTGCATAGGGCCGCCTTCCTGCTCTTGTGGAGCTTGTTCCGCCAGAATCTCCCGGTCAGCCGTAGAAAGCAGCTGATAGGCCATGACACTGGATGTACTCACCAACACGATGACCGCAACACCCATGGCGCGGCTAACGCTTAAATTGGCTTGGGAACGTTGCGCGTCCGACGCTGACTGAGGCGCTGTCTGGGCCGGTTTCTCCAGGGCATCTAGCTTGGTTAAAATCTCACCCAGCTCTTCTTCCATCCCCTTTCGGTTATTGGCGGCATCGTCTGCGTCCACCAATCCTCCTTGGGTGTCCATCTCCAGTTCTTTAAGCTGGCGCAAGAGAATATCCCGGCGGTCTTGCAACTCCACCAGGGGGTTGCCCTCTAACCCCACAGGCAGGGGGCGGTTGCCATTGGCCCGAAATAGCGGCACAAACACCATAAAAAGGGCGACACTCAAAATGGGAATAATGATTAGCCAGAGGGTCATACCATTTCCGTCCTATTAGGCGGTTGTTGATCAAACAAGGCACACTCGTGAGTTTAGCGCAGACAATACATGATGGCCTTGAGCTCTATCAACCCGTGCTATGGTGTGCAAAATGTCCATAATGTAGCAGACCTAAACAGGAATGGCGAAGATTGATTGTGCCTTGTGTGGGAAAAGCGCGTAAAGGGAGAGCGATATGCCGGAATTACCAGAGGTTGAAACCACCCGCCGGGGTATTGAACCCGCCCTGGTGGGTAAACGCCTGTGTGGCGTGGTGGTGCGTCAGCCCCAACTGCGCTGGCCCATACCGGTTAAAACCCTGGAAAAAGAGTTGGTGGGGCAGGTGATCCAACAAGTGGCCCGGCGGGCTAAATATCTTTTATGGCGCTGCCCGCAAGGAACCTTGCTGGTTCACTTGGGCATGTCTGGTTCTTTGCGTATTGTGCCCGAGCATACCCCCCCCGCCAAACATGACCATGTGGATTGGGTGATGGAAGGCGGGCAGATGGTGCGCTTGCATGATCCCCGGCGTTTTGGCGCGGTAGTGTGGATACCGGTAACCAGCCCAGAAGAAGAACATCCCCTGCTGGCCAAATTGGGGCCAGAACCCCTGCATCGCAGCCTCAATGGTCGTTACCTCCACCAGGGTTCCCGTGGGCGTCAACTGGCAGTAAAAAATTATATTATGGATCAAAGCGTGGTGGTGGGGGTCGGCAACATCTACGCCAGCGAGGCGCTGTTTCGCGCCGGCATTGCTCCCGCTCAAGCCGCAGGTAAAGTGGGCTTAGGACGCTACCGGGCGCTGGCCTGTGCCATTAAAGCGGTGTTGGGGGATTCAATCGAACAGGGTGGGACCACGCTGCGGGATTTTATTGGCAGTGATGGCAAACCGGGCTACTTTGTACAATCCCTCAATGTCTATGGGCGTGCGGGTAAAGCGTGCCCAAAATGTGGCACCACCATAGAAAAACAGGTACTGGGGCAGCGCTCCAGCTATTATTGCCCCCAATGCCAGCGGGCCTAGGGGATCACTTTTTTAGCATGATTAAGATTGCCCAAAATATCATAAAGCAGGGTCATGCCCATTTCATGACGATCATGATCGGTCAATAACAAGGCGATGCCCTTATTCATGGTCCGTACAACTTCGCAGTGAAATTTTAAGGCCTTACCAAGTTTTGGGTGCATGGTAATGGTCCCTATGGTGCCAGGAGCCATATGGGCTGGGGTTGTGGGCAAGCGTACAAAAAGGCCCTCTGCCGAGATATCTTGGGTTTGACCCGATAGGCTTATACCACCCTTAAAATGCATATCGGCACGAACATTATGGGTAATGCGCAGATGCTTGCGATGGCCACTGTCTATAGCCGTTTGGTAGGGGGTCGCTTTTTTGATGGGCGAAATGTTGATTTGGAAATCATTGGGTTTAATGGCTGCACTACCCTGCTTGTTTTTGACCGACATCTCAGCCCCCTTTATTCTGCGTGCAAAGGCTTGTTGTCGTGCCGTAAAGCCTATGCGCTCATAATCGCAGAATTCTCCCCAACCTGACAGCATTATTTTTCTCTGCTGTGACATTTGGTCATGTTTGGGTGTTCTTGGATCTCCAACATGACATAGGGTTTTGACGCTCTTGTCTATGCCGTATTATTTGAAACAATTTGAAAAGGATATGAAAATAAGCCGGGTATAACCTGGCCTTTGGTTTTTTCTATGGTCAAGGGATGGGGCCTGAGGCTGCCAAACCCCGGGACCGGTTTGATACCGGCCCTAGGTGGCTTGGATTAAGGGGAACCGTGGTGGGGTTTTGGCTTGGGAGGGTCCGTGGGCAGTTGCACCGTTAAGCTCTGTTGCTGGCCATCCCGGACAAGGGTCAGGGTCAGCGTGTCGCCCCAATGGTGCTGGCGTAACAAGCGTACCAAATGATGATTGCTCAGGGTAGCTTGGCCCTCTAATGCGATGATGCGATCCTTTGCCTGCATACCCGCCCCCTCAGCAATGCTGTTGGGCATGACCTGAGCAATCTCCACCGGGCCATGGGCGCTCTTGGCGGCCTCCTCTAATAAAATACCCAAACGGACCGGCGGGGGTTGTTCCACCCGTTCCATAATGGGTGTGCCCCAAGCGTAGTCGCCGCTATCTGGTTTTATCCCATCGCTGCCACTGCTCCAGGGAATCACCGTGGCGATTTGCGTAAGGCCCAGCGCCTTGAGTTGGTGGGGTATACCATAACCAAATTCGATGTGCCCGGTGCCAGCCAAACCAATGGCGATGCCGTTGGGATGACGTTGTGCCCAATCATAAAGCCCCTGGGCCATAACGGTATCCCAGGTGGTTTGCGCTTGGATAAAGCTTTCTGCCGAACCCTTTAGGGGCATTTGTGGATGGTGGGCCGCTAAAATATCCTGCAAATAGTGACGATAAGCTTGGGCCGGGGGGGCTGGTGTGGGAAGCTGCTGGCGTTGGGTAGGGTCAAGCTTGTCCAACCCTTTTTCCCGTATCTCGGCAATGATGCTGCGCTTGACATTAAGCGCCAACAACGGCAAATGGTGGTCCCGCACATAACGCAAAATGGGCAGATACAGCTCAGGCTCCATGCCCCAGGTAAAGTACCATTCGGTTTCATCCAAAAAGGCTTCTTCGCTTAACGCGCCCGCACTCCAGCGGTCTAAGACCGGCTGTAAATGACGGGGAAACTGCTCCATGCCCACCGCCACCAAACCATGCTTTTGGTGCAGAGCCTGAATCACCTGTAATTGTACCCCATGTTGGTGGGGATCATCATGCTGCTCCCCCACTAACACCACCCGCTGCTGGCTAAGCTGTTCCACCAAAGCCCCTTGAGTGAGGGTGTTGCGGCTGTGCAGCTCCACAATCTCATGGGTCTTAACCGAAACGGGCATGTTGCTCCCCACCAAAAAGGCCAATAAAAGAGCGCCTCCCGCGATCAGGGGTGCGGCCATGTTATCTCTCCCACAATTTAAGCAGTGGATGTTGAAAATGCTGGTGAATCAGGGCCATTACCCCAGCCAACGCCCGCCGATCCACAAAAACGCGGGCCTGTTTACGGCGGCAGTGCCCCAGAAAATTAATGCGCTCCGAAGCCTGCTCCGCCCAGCGTAAACGTCCATTCCCCTCCAACACCGGAATGCTACCACGACTGCCCACCGCATACTGCATATGGGCATACGGGGCGCGGTGTAGGCTATCTACATGGACCAGTAGACTGAGTGGAACGTTCCATTGACGACCACTTTCTGGTTCCACAATCTCCAAAGGGTGATCCCCATGGCTGTGCAAAAAGTGCTGCAAAGCCTGGGCGGCATCGGCATCCAAAATAACATCCGTGGCACCATCTTGATCCTGCACCCCTTCATCCCCCTCTTCCCATAAACGCTGCTCAGGGTCCATATGCCACAGCAGGCGCTTGTAGGGGGCTAAACGGTGCTGAAACATGCCGCTCTTGCGACGTAGCTCCCAAAGCAGAGGCGTATCCTGCTGCGTCAGCGTAAGCCGTGACCAGTAGCCGATGGCATAATCCAAGACCGCATCATCTAACGCTTGAAACAGGGCGGGCTCTTGCGCCTCGGCTTGGCGCTCCTGCTGAAGATAGCGCACCAGCTCCATCGGTGTGCCGCTGGGCAGGGGCTGGTGGGCATCCAGCAATGCCAGCAGAGTGCGGATGATGTGAATCAGCAGTGCCTCAAACGCTCGCACTGCCTTGTGATCATACACCTGCCGATACATATCATCGCGAGCGGCAATGTAGGACTCCAACGCCGCTGGCCCTTTGGCGATCTCTACGCACAGCAGCGGGCCAGAGGCCGTCTGTTTAAGCCGTAAAGAGCGCATCAACCACGCCGCATCAAAGCGGCCATAGCGTACCCCGGTAAAATGGGCGTCCCGCTGAAGATAATCCATGCGGTCGGCGTCCAGCTGGCTGGAGATAAATTGTCGGGCCAGTCCCAATAACCCGGTCGCCTCACCAGAGCCTAGGATGAGGGCTAACTCATGGGTAAAACGCGCGTGGTCTAAATGGTGTTTTTCACAAAAGTGGTGGATTGCCCGGCGAACGGGGCTATCGTGCTCAAGCAGCGCAATACCCCGCAGCTCATGGGCGATGGGGGTAGGGCTGACATGCTCAAAAACATGGGAGTATGGGCCATGCCCCAGATCGTGGATGAGCGCCGCCACCCGAATTTGCAGACCCAAGAGAGGTGAAATCACCCCAGGATGGCCTTGCGCGACCTCGGCAATCATGCGGGTTGCCAAATGCATGGTGCCCAAAGCGTGGGAAAAACGGCTATGTTCGGCAGAGGGGTAGACCTTGGCCGCCGGGCCAAGCTGCCGGATGCGCCGCAGGCGTTGCAAGGGCGGAGTGTCGATGAGGGCCAGCAAGAGGGTATCGCCCCAGGCCCAGGGCGGCGACTCCTCCATAGGCCCGCTGTGCAGGCGCAACTCAATCATGTCATGCACCGGATCCCGGAACAGCTTGACCGGCGCGCTCTCCAGTTCGGTCACGATGGGGCTCCTTGTTAGCAATGCGTGACAAATATCCCTAAGCAAGCTAGCCGCTAACCCAGAGGCAGCACCGTCTTGGGTAGGGGCGCGATTGTCTATTTATAGGCCTTTCAATAGAGGGTTTTCACTGACACTGCCAGCCAGCGCCAACACCTCCCAGGCGGCCCGGTATTTTTGCAGGCGAGCCAGATCCTCAGCTTGCAGATTCTCCGGAAGCCGCCGAATGTCCATATTATCCTCCAAATCGGCGCGTTTAACGGCACTGGCGATGGGGTGGGCCATGACCCGCCGCAGATACTCGGCATAGTTCTCGCTGGGCTTGCGGGTCAGCAGCTCCACCGCATAAAGCACATCGTAAGAAAAGCCAGTCTCGCCCAAAAATTGCAGGGTAACCTCGGTATCTTCCACCACATCATGCAGTACGGCCACTTGGCGGGCAGTATCACTGGTTTGGCTCATCATCACCCGTAAGGGGTGCAAAATATAGGGCTGCCCAGCCTTATCCTTTTGCCCTTTATGGGCGCGGGTGGCAATGGCAATGGCGGTCTCTAAGTCGGCCATAATGGCTCTCCCCCTTAATCCAACGGCAGATGATGTTTAAACGATGGCCAGCATACGTTCCAGGGCAACCTTGGCCATAGCCGCCTGCTGGGCGGGCACCACAATGGGGTTGACCACCTCGCCAGCGATGAGATTCTCTAAGCTCCACAACAGATGTTGCGGATCAATGCGAAACATGGTCGAACACATGCACAGGGTGGGACTAAGAAAATGAATCTCTTTTTCTGGCATCTCATGCTTGAGACGGTTGACCAAATTCAACTCGGTGCCAATGACAAATTGGCTACCCGCCGGTGCCTCGCGCACGCGGCTTTGGATCAGCTCGGTGGAGCCTAGGGCATCCGCCTTTTGACACACCTCAAAACTGCACTCGGGATGACAAATCACCTGAACCCCGGGCAGACGCTGACGCCACTGCTCAATGTGGGCGGGCTGGAAGAGCTGGTGGACCGAGCAAAAGCCGTCCCACAAAATGATCTTGGCGGCCTTGATCTGCGCCGGCGTCAACCCCCCCATGGGTTCGGTTGGACGCCATAAGACCATCTCTTCCAACCCAATACCCATGGCGGCACCGGTATTGCGGCCCAGATGTTGATCAGGAAAAAAGAGTACCTTCTCCCGCTCACCAAAGGCCCACTTGAGCACGTGGGCAGCATTGGATGAGGTGCAGACCGTGCCCCCATGCTCCCCGCAGAAGCCCTTTAAATCCGCCGCCGAATTTACATAGGTGATGGGGGTTAGGGTGGCTTCGGCATCCAACAGGGTGTTAAGCTGGCGCCAACAATCCTCCACAGCGGGAAGGTCGGCCATATCGGCCATGGAGCAGCCCGCAGCCATATCAGGCAAAATGGCGGTTTGGTGGGGGGCGGAGAGAATATCGGCCACCTCTGCCATAAAATGCACACCACAAAAGAGGATATAATCGGCCTCGGGCCGTTGCGAGGCCAGCCGGGCTAGCTTGAGGGAGTCCCCCGTTAGATCGGCGTAGCGGTAGACCTCTTCTCGCTGGTAGTGGTGCCCTAAAATCACACAGCGGTTGCCCAAGGCCGCTTTGGCCGCCACAATACGGGCATCCAGTTCTGCATCGGTGAGTTGGTAGAGGGGGTCTAGAGCCACTTTGTTTGCAGTCGTCATTGCCCATTTCCAGTTGGTCAGCCCTATGGGCTGGCGTCAAACACGAATCTTAGGAGAGAGATGCTCCCCATTTCACACACACAATGTACCCACCAGAGCCATGAACTCAAGGAGGAAATCCGCTCCAAGGCGCTGGAAATGGGTTTTGATAGCGTAGCCTTTGCCCCACCAACCCCGCCACCCCACCATGAATGCCTCGATGCGTGGCTGGCCGCCGGGGGGCATGGGGATATGGCGTGGATGGCCCGTAACCAGGAGCGGCGGGTGGATCCTGCCCAGTTAATGCCAGGGTTGGCGACCATTATGGTGGTGGGGGTCAACTATCAACCCGACCCCACTTTATTGACCACCCTGCATAAGCCCGCTAAAGGGTATATCTCCGCCTATGCACGCAACAAGGATTATCATGATATCCTTAAAAAGCGCCTCAAGGCCCTCGCTCAATGGTTAGAGAAGCGCCTGGGTCACGCCCACGAGGGGCGGCTGTTTGTGGATACCGCGCCGCTGTTGGAACGTCCGGTAGCGGCCCACTCTGGATTAGGCTGGCAGGGTAAAAACAGCATGCTGGTGTCGCGACACTATGGCTGCTGGCTCTTTTTGGGGGAGTTTTTTCTCTCCCTAGCGCTGCCCGCCGATGCCTGCGAGCCCGATCATTGCGGGCAGTGTAGACGCTGCCAGCAAGCCTGCCCGACCGGGGCTTTGGATCGCCCCTATTGGCTGCTGGCCCCCGATTGTTTGGCCTATTGGACCATTGAAACCGATCTGCCCATTCCCCACGCTCTGCGTCGGGCTATGGGCAATCGTGTCTATGGCTGTGATGATTGTGTGATGGTCTGCCCCTTTAACCGCTTTGGCGCACCGACTCAAGATCCCCTGTTGCAGCCACAAGATGGCGGCCAAGAGCCCGACCTGCTGATGTTGGCGCAATTGACCGAAGAAACCTTTCGCAGCATGTTTCGGCAATCGCCGGTCAAGCGCAGTGGGCGCATACGGCTACAACGTAATGTGGCGGTGGCGCTGGGTAATTGGGGTAGTGCAGAGGCAATTGCGATGCTTAACCAACTCTTAACCCATGAACACCCGCTGGTGCGTGGCCATGCCGTCTGGGGCCTGGGGGAGCATCGGCATCACATCGCTGTTGCAGAAGCGTTGCAACAGGCTTGGCGGGTTGAAGCAGACGGCTATGTGCGGCAGGAGTTGGCGCGGTTGTGTCAGGGTGTCTAAAACACCAGAGGGGGAGGGGCTTAGACGCTCTCTTCTTCATCTGGCAGGGGCTCGGTATAGATGGGGTTGCGGCGCATGGCACTCACTAAAAACTGCGTCGCCCGCTCCAACTGTTGACGGCGGGCCTCGGGCGCTAAATGCCAGCGGGCATAGTGGGCGGTATCTTCGGCGACTTGGTTGGCGCGAATCATCTGCAGAGCGTGCTGCGCGACCTGTTGATCACGCTGCTGCTGGGATTGCTGCTGGGACGCTTGCTCGTCATCCTCCCGCTCTTGGTGGCGCACCACACGCTGGACCGACTCCACCGGTTCATGGCTGGCGGTGTGGCCCACGTTGGGCTTGCTACGCTGACGGAGCGCGGGACTCTGGTTTGACGCCTGGGTGGTCTCGACATGGTGCTCAGCCTCGGCCTTGCCATTTTCGGTGCGTATATCCCGGCGGTCGCGGCTGCGACTCACCTCTCTTTGAAACGCACTGAGCAGCCCAAACACCATGACATTTTGAACGGGGTTAAACATGGTTGCAATCCTCCTGCTTCTCTTATCGGTGGATTGGCGATGAATGATCAATCAAAAATGCTTTGTCGTCTTAAATAAACCTTATTTCTGGCGGTCGACACGCTGCTGGCGCTGGTCGGTGCTGCACCACTGGGCCACGCTACAGCTTTCACATAACGGTTTACGTGCTTTGCAGGTGTAACGTCCCAACAATATCAACCAATGGTGGGCATGGTCCATAAAATGGGGGGGAATCACCTTGATCAAGGGGGCCTCAGTTGACTCTGGGGTTTTACTACTCACCAGACCCAAACGGTTCGAGACCCGAAAAACATGGGTATCTACCGCCATGGTGGGCTGACCAAAAGCAACATTCAATACCACATTGGCGGTTTTACGTCCCACCCCAGGCAGGGCTTGCAGCGCTTCGCGGCTCTGGGGTACTTGGCTGTCATGTTCCGCAACCAACTTTTTTGCCAGCAAGCCCAAATTTTTGGCCTTGCTGTTAAACAGGCCGATGGTACGAATATAGGGTTTGATACCCTCTTCCCCCAAATCGGCCATGGCTTGGGGGGTGGGGGCGGCGGCAAACAGTCCGGGGGTGGCCTTGTTCACTCCGGCATCGGTGGATTGGGCCGAGAGCACCACCGCCACCAGCAATTCAAAGGGGTTGCGATAATCCAGTTCACTCTTAGGCTCGGGATTGGCCGCCTTGAGGGTGCTGAAAATGGATTCAATCTCGTGTTTGCTCTTACGGGCCATGGTGCGCTTCCATTGAATTGAGGTTTCTCAAGGGTTATACCAGATACAGGGCATGTGTGCCCAATGCTTTCACACGGCCAATGGAGCCTTGCTATGCCTACGCAGATTCACCACACCACCTGCCCCTTGGATTGCCCCAGTGCCTGCGCCTTGGAAGTTACCTTGCAGCAGGGGCAGCTCAAGGGGATCAAAGGGGATGCCCAACACCCCTTCACCCAAGGGGTTATCTGCGGCAAAGTGGCCCGCTATGGGGCGGTGCAAAATGGCCCACGTATCACCCAACCCATGAAACGGGTCGGCCCCAAAGGGTTGGGCCACTTTGAGCCCATAAGCTGGGATGAGGCCATGCAAACCGTGGTGGCGCAGCTACAGAGCCGCATCAGCCGTTATGGGGCCGAAACCGTTTGGCCCTACTGGTATGGTGGCAGCATGGGGCTGTTGCAACGCAAAGCGCTGGAGCGCTTGACCCATCGGGCCGGGTTTAGCCGTATGAAGGGCACCATCTGCTCCTTTGTCGGAGTTTCTGGCTGGCAGGCAGGGGTGGGCACCTTTTATGGCCCTTCGGCGGAGGATATGGCCGCTTCCAGTGATCTGGTGATTTTGTGGGGCATCAATGCGGTTTCGACCCACATCAATCTCATGAATTTTGTGAAAAAGGCCCGCGCCCGTGGGGCACGCCTAGTGGTGGTGGATCCCTACCGCAACCGTACCGCGAAACTGGCCGATGAGCATCTTAATCCCCGCCCCGGCACCGATGGCGCACTGGCCGCCGCCATGATGCATGTCTTGCTGGCAGAGGGGCTGGCCAACCGCGACTATCTGGCCCGCATGAGTGATTTTGATGGCGAGGTGGAGGCCCACCTGAGCCACAAAACCCCCGAGTGGGCGGCGCACATTACCGGCTTGTCGGCGGAAACCATCCGCGCTTTTGCCCGCCAGTATGGGCAGGCCGCCGCCCCCTATATTCGTATGGGGCTGGGAATGAGCCGTCAGAACAACGGCGCGGTCAATATTCACGCCGTAAGCTGTTTGCCCGCCATGGTTGGCGCGTGGGAGAAGCCCGGTGGTGGTGCCATGATGATGTCTCACGGGGCCTTTGGGGTGAATATTCAGGCGATTACCGCCCCGCATTTGGTGGATGGCACACCCAGCCGCGAGCTGGATATGAGCCGTCTTGGCGCCGTGCTGGGGGATGCCCAGTTAGCCCCGCCGGTAACAGCCATGCTCATCATGAGCGTGAACCCGGCGGTGACAGCACCGGATCTGGGAGCGGTCTATCGCGGCCTAACCCGCGATGATCTGTTTACCGTCGTGCATGAGCAGGTGATGAGCGATACCGCCAAATTTGCCGATATTCTGCTGCCCGCCACCACCTTTTTGGAGCATGAAGATCTCTATAGCTCGTATGGTCAATACACCTTGCAACATGCCGAGGCGCTGTTGCCGCCACCGGGTGCCTGCCGCTGTAACCATGATTGGGTCAATGATCTGGCTCAGCGTTTGGGCTTTACGGAAGAGGTGTTTCAACGCAACCTAAGCGAGACGGTGGCGCAGGTGCTGGCGGATTCCAAGCTGCCCCCCCGTGAGCAGTGGTCGCAGCGTTGGCACAATGTTACCCCCCATGAGGCAGATCGCTACCACCGCAACGGCTTTGGTCACGCCGATGGCAAATTTCACTTTCGGCCCGCATGGGGGAATACCGCCATGCCCGCGCTGCCCGACCATTGGGCGGTGAATCGTCGGGATTTGCCCTCGGATCGAGCCTATCCGCTGGATTTTATGACCCCACCCGCCCACGCGGTGTTAAATTCAACCTTTACCCTAAGTGCGGACCATGAGCAAAAATTAGGGGAGCCAACCTTAATGATCAACCCTGTGGATGCCGCTGAACGGGGCATTGTTGAGGGGGATTGGGTGGTGGCCTATAATGCCTTGGCGTTTTTGCGCTTTAAGGCCCATGTGAGCGAAGATGTACGCCCGGGCTTAACCCTGTGTGAGAGTAATTTTGCCGCACATGCGTTTAAAGAGGGGATCTCCCTCAATGCGCTGAGCCATGCCAACGCGGTGCTGCCCCATGGCGGGGTGGCTTTTCATGATAACCGGGTGCAGGTGGAAAAGGTGGATTAAGGGCCTTAGGAGGCCAAGCCTCGATGCGGTGGCTAGTGTGGGTGAACAGGAGAGGTTTTGAGATGGGGGAACCGATCGCGTGAGAGGGCTATTATGAAGACTCGGCAAGCGGGGCGTTATTTGGTCGTCACGCTGGCAGGTACG
Protein-coding sequences here:
- a CDS encoding HD domain-containing protein, whose translation is MTELESAPVKLFRDPVHDMIELRLHSGPMEESPPWAWGDTLLLALIDTPPLQRLRRIRQLGPAAKVYPSAEHSRFSHALGTMHLATRMIAEVAQGHPGVISPLLGLQIRVAALIHDLGHGPYSHVFEHVSPTPIAHELRGIALLEHDSPVRRAIHHFCEKHHLDHARFTHELALILGSGEATGLLGLARQFISSQLDADRMDYLQRDAHFTGVRYGRFDAAWLMRSLRLKQTASGPLLCVEIAKGPAALESYIAARDDMYRQVYDHKAVRAFEALLIHIIRTLLALLDAHQPLPSGTPMELVRYLQQERQAEAQEPALFQALDDAVLDYAIGYWSRLTLTQQDTPLLWELRRKSGMFQHRLAPYKRLLWHMDPEQRLWEEGDEGVQDQDGATDVILDADAAQALQHFLHSHGDHPLEIVEPESGRQWNVPLSLLVHVDSLHRAPYAHMQYAVGSRGSIPVLEGNGRLRWAEQASERINFLGHCRRKQARVFVDRRALAGVMALIHQHFQHPLLKLWER
- a CDS encoding HD domain-containing protein, giving the protein MADLETAIAIATRAHKGQKDKAGQPYILHPLRVMMSQTSDTARQVAVLHDVVEDTEVTLQFLGETGFSYDVLYAVELLTRKPSENYAEYLRRVMAHPIASAVKRADLEDNMDIRRLPENLQAEDLARLQKYRAAWEVLALAGSVSENPLLKGL
- the nadA gene encoding quinolinate synthase NadA, whose translation is MTTANKVALDPLYQLTDAELDARIVAAKAALGNRCVILGHHYQREEVYRYADLTGDSLKLARLASQRPEADYILFCGVHFMAEVADILSAPHQTAILPDMAAGCSMADMADLPAVEDCWRQLNTLLDAEATLTPITYVNSAADLKGFCGEHGGTVCTSSNAAHVLKWAFGEREKVLFFPDQHLGRNTGAAMGIGLEEMVLWRPTEPMGGLTPAQIKAAKIILWDGFCSVHQLFQPAHIEQWRQRLPGVQVICHPECSFEVCQKADALGSTELIQSRVREAPAGSQFVIGTELNLVNRLKHEMPEKEIHFLSPTLCMCSTMFRIDPQHLLWSLENLIAGEVVNPIVVPAQQAAMAKVALERMLAIV
- the nth gene encoding endonuclease III; this translates as MARKSKHEIESIFSTLKAANPEPKSELDYRNPFELLVAVVLSAQSTDAGVNKATPGLFAAAPTPQAMADLGEEGIKPYIRTIGLFNSKAKNLGLLAKKLVAEHDSQVPQSREALQALPGVGRKTANVVLNVAFGQPTMAVDTHVFRVSNRLGLVSSKTPESTEAPLIKVIPPHFMDHAHHWLILLGRYTCKARKPLCESCSVAQWCSTDQRQQRVDRQK
- the queG gene encoding tRNA epoxyqueuosine(34) reductase QueG encodes the protein MLPISHTQCTHQSHELKEEIRSKALEMGFDSVAFAPPTPPPHHECLDAWLAAGGHGDMAWMARNQERRVDPAQLMPGLATIMVVGVNYQPDPTLLTTLHKPAKGYISAYARNKDYHDILKKRLKALAQWLEKRLGHAHEGRLFVDTAPLLERPVAAHSGLGWQGKNSMLVSRHYGCWLFLGEFFLSLALPADACEPDHCGQCRRCQQACPTGALDRPYWLLAPDCLAYWTIETDLPIPHALRRAMGNRVYGCDDCVMVCPFNRFGAPTQDPLLQPQDGGQEPDLLMLAQLTEETFRSMFRQSPVKRSGRIRLQRNVAVALGNWGSAEAIAMLNQLLTHEHPLVRGHAVWGLGEHRHHIAVAEALQQAWRVEADGYVRQELARLCQGV